In Nitrospirota bacterium, the genomic window ACATTAATATATGACTCAATTGTCCATATCCTCGGGGCCTTTCTACCCGTGACATCCAAAAACCTCCTGTATTTCTCAACCGTAACCTCGAAACGGTCCATATAAAACCCATTCACATAGACACTGTGCTGAGGGATTTCATCTACCCCCACTGATTGGCCAGGGATGCCATCATCTTCCCTGCTGCCCATAAGAAACCACCCTTCAGGTATATACACCATATCCGTGGTGTCTGGAACCGGTTTCACGCTGCTCACGGTATGAATGCACCCCGCAAGTAAGAGGACCGTCGTAAGACACACTGCAACCCGGCAGTTATTAATGAGCCCTGTCATCTTCCGCACAACGAAAACCTATTCCCCTGTGCCTGTAATCAGGCTTGAAGGTATTGGCCCGGTATGCTGCCCTGCTGTATGGCATGGCCGGCATAACTAACGACCCGCCCCGTGTGACTTTGTATGTCTCTCCAAAGGAATCCCTCTTAAGGGTGCTCCCAGGGTAGGGGAGGTACCAGGAGCTGGTCCATTCGCTCACATTACCGCACATATCATAAACTCCATAAGGGCTTACGTCATCGCTGACACTTCCCGGAGGAAGGATCTGTCCCGGGCCTGCATACCGGGTGTTGCAGGTATGTCCTCTAAGATCACTCCCCCAGGGCCATTGGCGGCCGTCTGTGCCCCTTGCAGCCTTTTCCCACTCCTCTTCTGCAGGGAGCCTCTTTCCAGCCCAACGGCAGTAGGCATCCGCATCGTACCAGGTTATATTCGAGACAGGGATGTCTTCAGTTCCTTCTGGCGGGGTGTTGCCTTTCCACGAAGATGCCCCGGGATGTTTATCATCAGGCGCTGAATGGCCGGTCGCATCAATGAAGGCCTTGTACTGACGGTTAGTCACCTCGTACCTGTCAATATAAAATGCCTTCAGATATACTGACCGCTGGGGAATCTCATCCACCCCCACGGACTGGCCCACCAACCCATCCTTCTCAGTGCTACCCATGATGAACTCTCCTGCAGGTACATGCGCCATCTGTTCCTCAGTCACCGTCTGACCGGCAGATGATGCAGTCACGACCATTCCTGCCAGGAAAACCTGCACTAATAAAAACAATGCGCCTGCCTGCTTCACCTGATTTTCATCTGCCTTTGTGAGCCCTGGCTCATGACGGTTCACCTGAAAACGCTCCTATTCTCCCGTCATTCCCACGGAACCTGTCCCCGCAGGATTTTTCACCCCGTCATTCCCACGCAAGTGGGAATCCAGAACCAGGCCCACGGTCTGGATTCCCGCTTACGCGGGAATGACGTTTTCATGAACCCTGGTGAGCCCCGAGCTCATGACGGTTCATCCAAAAATGCTCATGTGTAGCTGTCATTGCGTTACCTCTCCTGCAGTACCGGCGCACCAGTCAGGCCTGTTTGGCACATTGGCCGATGGCTTGTAGTGACACGTTGACATCGTGATGTTATGACACCTTAAATCACACCGGAAGCGGTTAAGATCGTCATCGCCCTCCAGGTACCATCTCGGTCTCAAGTCCGTGCCTCCTGTGACCAGCTCAGGGGCAAAATTGATCAGGTGGGTCGAAACAACCCCGTCAATCATACCATCCTCTTCATCAGGCGGCAGACACCCCGGAGGATCGGTCATTGGGTTTCCTCCCGGATTTCCCGGGGAACCAGCTCCGCAGTTCGGGTAGATCCTGCCTCTTCCGTCTCCATAAACCGTATTTTTCGCCTCTATGTTACTGTGAACATTATTGTGGCACTCATGACAATAAGAGCCCCCCAGCAATAAGTGATACATGTGAAGATTGATATCCCACGTGGTTTGAATACTTTGGGGGTTCCCGAAGAAGTTCGTCCACGAGGAATCACCTCCGTTCGCCCCTGCTGCAGTGGGGTCAAATGCCCTCCGGTCGTGACATTGAAAGCATAAGAGGAAGTTATCATAATAGGAGCTGCTCTGCCCGTCATTGATAAAGTCTCTGTTCGGATTCCGGATATCAGTGTTGTAGTTATTTCTCAGGATGCGCGGATATAATGAACCATGAGGTCCCTGGGGTTTCGTTGGATCGAAGTTTGTAAGTTCACTAATGTTAGACGCTGAATCCGTTATCCTGCGGTATGATGTCCCATCAGGAAGACCAGTTACAGGTCCTTTGATATCTCCAATTCCTGTAACATTGTTGTTGTGGCAATCGGTACACTGGATGGTAATGTTTCTGAGCGCCCCTGCCGGGTCGGCATCGCAACTCCCGTTCGTCCCTCCGGGATTGAAACGCGACGCAATGTTAAAGGCAACAGAAAGCTGATTACAAAGCTGGCCTGTACCATTCCTGCCAGGCGCTGCTACAGGGTGATAGGAAGGATTTCTTGCCTGCCTGGTATGATTTTCATCTATATCCTGACTGTTAGGATCAAACTCCTTTCGCTTATTGCTATACCCCCTGAAACTCAAATTTGCATCCGTTGGCATTACATCCCTGGGGTCTGACCGGAAAATGGTCTCTTCAGGATAGCGGTTGCCTATAAACAGGTTTGTATAGCTGTTCCCGTGACACCGGAGACAGACCTCATAGACATAAGGCTCGCGGCTGTTTCCCGGTATCTTTGCACCAACCACATTTCCGTTAATATCTATCCCCTTCATCCCTTTAAGCCTGTTGGTCTTTGTCGCCTGATGGGGGTTATGGCAATCCACACATTCGACATGTACGGTATCCATGAGGGTTGTGCCAGGCGGATATTCATTAAAGAGAGGAGGTGCAAAACTCCACAGTTCCACACCTTCCTGCGGTCTGGCAACAAATACAGGCTCATGTCCCTGCCCCATCGTCAGGTTCATAGCACTCCCCCTGCCGCCCCTTCCGATATTTTTGTCTTTATAGAATTCGCTCCTTATGTCCGGAGGCGGATTCGCGGGATTTCCCATCTCAGATGCCGGCCTGTGACAAAGATAACATGTATTCTCTATGGCAAGATTATTGTTGAAATCAACCCCCTCCCGAAGGAGCCGCTTGGCACCCTGTGCCGTATGGGGATCATGGCAGGCACGGCATGCGTACTTGCCCACAGTGTGAGTGCCGTCAAAGTTATATGGATTCGCTGCTGAAGGACTTGCCGTTGGTACAAACACATCTGTATCATGTGTACTCCCGTTCCAGCCCGGCTTATCGTGGCAGTAAAGACAGATAATCTTCCCTCTTGCAGGGTCCTCAGGCTCATTGAAGTAGTTGGCCCGCAGGAACTTTGGAAAAGTTACAGCATGCGGGTTATGGCATGAGGTGCACTGTACTGAATCGTAGAGATTTGGCACACTGCCCGGATATCTCCGCATGGGTGAAATTGGGGTAGTATCACTCACCTTTTGAGGCGGAACAAGCGGCGGACCCGGGTCCACGAGTTCTTCATCCCTTGCAGCAAGCAGACTATCATATACAAACGATACCGGATGGTCGTTTTGGAGGTTCGTACCTATGACCCTCGTGTCCGCTGATGTTACCCCTGAGCCGGACGGCATTGTCCCCGCGCCTCCTGCAGGGGTCTGCCCGGTTGGATAGATCATATCAAACGGCGATAAGGATGTCCCTGACCCAGGCGCATTGACAACCGTGCCCAGTGCTATTGTCCCGTCATGACATGAAAGGCACAGTCTTGAGTATCCAGTAGGTGCATTCGGTTTTGGTTTGGTCTCATAACCCTCAAAGCTTGTGCTCCATACCTGGTCGTAGAGGATATAACGTGCTGTAGAAAGCCTTCTGTTCCATATGGGGGCGCTCAATCCTGCAGCCTCTTCATCACCAACAGCGCCATGCGGCGTGTGACAGAATACACATATCTCTGTTGTCTGTGTTGTAAACACAGCCCGGTCCGCCGGTCCTATTGATGAGAGGTTGTGCTTTGTGTTCCGAATGTCTTCAAGCACGGATGGGACTAACGGTATCGGTGCAGGTGGCAGTGCCGGCGGCTGGGAATGTCCCCTTTCCTCCTGCCAGAAAAAAATGGCAAGAAAGATTAATACACCTATGAATGTAACCGGCAGCAGAATTTTTTTAAACATTGAATTATTATATATATAATTTAAAACCTGTCAACGGAATCTGCCCT contains:
- a CDS encoding SUMF1/EgtB/PvdO family nonheme iron enzyme, which gives rise to MNRHEPGLTKADENQVKQAGALFLLVQVFLAGMVVTASSAGQTVTEEQMAHVPAGEFIMGSTEKDGLVGQSVGVDEIPQRSVYLKAFYIDRYEVTNRQYKAFIDATGHSAPDDKHPGASSWKGNTPPEGTEDIPVSNITWYDADAYCRWAGKRLPAEEEWEKAARGTDGRQWPWGSDLRGHTCNTRYAGPGQILPPGSVSDDVSPYGVYDMCGNVSEWTSSWYLPYPGSTLKRDSFGETYKVTRGGSLVMPAMPYSRAAYRANTFKPDYRHRGIGFRCAEDDRAH